From Salvelinus namaycush isolate Seneca chromosome 2, SaNama_1.0, whole genome shotgun sequence, one genomic window encodes:
- the LOC120019140 gene encoding histone chaperone asf1b-B-like: MAKVQVLNVAVLDNPSPFGNPFQFEITFECMEDLPEDLEWKIIYVGSAESEEYDQTLDSVLVGPVPAGRHMFVFQADAPNTGLIPESDAVGVTVALITCTYNGQEFIRIGYYVNNEYTDPELRENPPVKPAYTQLQRNILASNPRVTRFHINWDGCSDKMEDSENVDPSPNSSSSSSVVPSSCLAGKALSVGLMSGNSMDCL, encoded by the exons ATGGCTAAAGTTCAAGTGTTGAATGTCGCTGTGTTGGACAACCCAAGTCCTTTTGGGAACCCGTTTCAGTTCGAGATTACGTTCGAATGCATGGAGGATTTACCGGAGG acctGGAGTGGAAGATCATCTATGTGGGCTCAGCAGAGAGTGAGGAGTATGATCAGACTCTGGACTCAGTTCTGGTCGGACCAGTACCGGCAGGCAGACACATGTTTGTGTtccag gcgGATGCCCCCAACACCGGGCTGATTCCTGAGAGTGATGCTGTTGGGGTAACCGTGGCGCTCATCACCTGCACCTACAACGGACAGGAGTTCATCCGTATCGGTTACTATGTCAACAATGAGTACACCGACCCAGAGCTCCGAGAGAACCCACCGGTCAAACCAGCCtacacacag CTGCAGAGGAACATCCTGGCCTCTAACCCCCGTGTGACCCGGTTCCATATCAACTGGGACGGCTGTTCAGACAAGATGGAGGACAGTGAGAACGTAGACCCCTCCCCcaacagcagcagtagcagcagcgttgtGCCCTCATCCTGTTTAGCTGGCAAGGCGTTATCTGTAGGACTGATGTCTGGTAACTCTATGGACTGTCTGTAG